Proteins encoded in a region of the Verrucomicrobiota bacterium genome:
- a CDS encoding aldo/keto reductase, with translation MEYRQLGGSGFKVPVLTFGTGTFGGSGPLFKAFGGNEVKQATHLVDVCLQSGLTMFDSADVYSGGQAEEILGKAVAGRRDKVLISTKATFRRGEGPNDVGSSRWHLIQSVEGSLRRLGTDYIDLFQLHGFDAVTPVEETLSTLDNLVRAGKIRYIGCSNFSGWHLMKSLAVADRYGWPRYVAHQAYYSLVGRSYEWELMPLALDQKVGAVVWSPLGWARLTGKIRRGQPRPETSRLNSSVAVDMGPPVEDEYLYRVVDALDAVAAETGKSVPQIAINWLLGRPSVATVIIGARNEEQLRQNLDAIGWSLTPEQVAVLDAASAIPLAYPYFHQRGFTERNPAPV, from the coding sequence ATGGAATACAGACAGCTAGGCGGCTCGGGTTTCAAAGTCCCGGTGTTAACGTTCGGGACCGGTACCTTCGGCGGCAGCGGACCGTTGTTTAAGGCATTCGGCGGCAACGAAGTCAAGCAAGCCACCCACCTGGTCGACGTCTGTCTCCAATCCGGGCTGACGATGTTCGACAGCGCCGACGTATATTCGGGCGGGCAAGCCGAAGAAATTCTCGGCAAGGCCGTGGCGGGCCGGCGGGATAAAGTCTTGATCTCCACGAAAGCAACCTTCCGGCGCGGCGAGGGGCCCAACGACGTCGGGTCGTCGCGCTGGCACTTGATCCAGTCGGTGGAGGGCAGTTTGCGCCGGCTCGGCACCGATTACATCGATCTGTTTCAACTGCACGGCTTCGACGCCGTGACCCCGGTTGAAGAGACCCTCAGCACCCTTGACAATCTGGTGCGGGCCGGAAAAATCCGCTACATCGGCTGTTCGAACTTCTCCGGCTGGCACCTGATGAAGTCGTTGGCCGTTGCCGACCGGTACGGCTGGCCGCGTTACGTCGCGCACCAGGCCTATTATTCGCTGGTGGGCCGCTCTTACGAATGGGAGTTGATGCCCCTGGCGCTGGATCAGAAGGTCGGTGCGGTGGTTTGGAGTCCCCTGGGCTGGGCGCGGCTGACGGGCAAAATCCGGCGAGGCCAACCTCGGCCCGAGACCAGCCGGCTGAACTCATCGGTGGCGGTCGACATGGGGCCGCCGGTCGAGGACGAGTACCTGTACCGGGTGGTCGACGCATTGGACGCCGTCGCGGCCGAGACCGGCAAATCGGTACCGCAGATTGCGATTAATTGGTTGCTGGGCCGGCCTTCTGTCGCCACGGTGATCATCGGCGCTCGTAATGAGGAGCAACTTCGCCAGAACCTCGACGCGATCGGTTGGAGCCTGACGCCGGAGCAGGTGGCCGTGCTGGACGCGGCGAGCGCAATCCCCCTGGCCTACCCCTATTTTCATCAGCGCGGCTTTACGGAACGAAACCCCGCGCCGGTTTAA
- a CDS encoding glucosidase, which yields MSNEIERLSADAARRENWKRWGPYLSERQWATVREDYSATGDSWGYLPHDHARSRAYRWGEDGLLGITDRECRLCFALALWNGQDPILKERLFGLTGPEGNHGEDVKELYYYLDATPTTSYLKALYKYPQAAFPYARLVDENRRRSKLEPEFELLDTGIFAENRYFDVTAEYAKQAPDDIFIRLTLTNRGPDPATLHVLPQLWFRNTWSWGKTFEADSAEQPRLFQAAVQSPIEARHPTLGRYYLTAGPGPDGQLPEALFTENETNVERIYGIQAVSAHYSKDAFHRYIIDRELGAVAPFREGTKAAFPYVLNLAAGAAVQLRLRLCAEGSPAELSAQSEQVFAARIAEADAFYAARISPKAGGDERRVARQAYAGLLWSKQFYHYVVESWLEGDPAPPKPPDSRRGGRNHEWRHLFARDVFSMPDKWEYPWFAAWDLAFHMLPMARLDPAFAKEQLLLLLREWYLHPNGQVPAYEFNFNDVNPPVHAWAAWRVYKISAERGQRDLDFLERVFQKLLLNFTWWVNRKDAQGRNLFTGGFLGLDNIGVFDRSGPAPLGGELEQADSTAWMAFYCGVMLSMALKLAQTRPPYEDIASKFFEHFVAIIDAVNSVGGGGLWDEEDGFYYDRLRWASGQRALKTRSIVGVIPLFAVEILREADIRKLPGFYKRLRWFLANKPKLVAHLSIRQCSDSHYRHVALLSIPPLDHLKRVLRYVLDENEFLSPYGVRAVSRYHRDHPFEFQADGQTLTVRYLPGESDSGLFGGNSNWRGPIWMPVNYLLIEALQRYHLFYGDTLKVECPTGSGRWMNLLEVSRELARRLSSIFLKDSQGRRPVHGQADFYARDPAWQNLILFYEYFHGDTGRGLGASHQTGWTALVARLLEERA from the coding sequence ATGAGCAATGAGATCGAACGGTTGTCTGCCGACGCGGCACGGCGCGAAAACTGGAAGCGTTGGGGGCCGTACCTGTCCGAACGGCAGTGGGCCACCGTGCGCGAAGATTACTCCGCAACGGGGGACAGTTGGGGCTACCTGCCGCATGACCACGCACGCTCCCGCGCCTATCGCTGGGGTGAAGACGGGCTGCTCGGCATCACCGACCGCGAATGCCGCCTGTGCTTTGCCCTGGCGCTCTGGAACGGCCAGGACCCGATCCTGAAAGAACGCCTGTTTGGTCTCACCGGGCCCGAGGGCAACCACGGCGAGGACGTCAAGGAACTCTATTACTACCTCGATGCCACCCCGACCACCTCTTACCTCAAAGCCCTTTATAAATATCCTCAGGCAGCCTTTCCCTACGCTCGTCTGGTCGACGAGAACCGCCGCCGCAGCAAGCTCGAGCCGGAGTTTGAACTCCTCGACACCGGCATTTTCGCCGAGAACCGTTATTTCGACGTCACGGCCGAGTACGCCAAGCAGGCGCCGGACGACATCTTTATCCGGCTCACGTTGACCAACCGGGGCCCGGACCCGGCGACGCTGCACGTGCTGCCCCAGCTGTGGTTTCGTAACACCTGGTCCTGGGGCAAGACCTTCGAGGCTGACTCTGCCGAGCAGCCGCGCCTTTTTCAGGCGGCAGTGCAGAGCCCCATTGAGGCCCGTCATCCGACCCTGGGCCGCTACTACCTGACAGCAGGTCCGGGGCCGGACGGCCAGCTGCCTGAGGCGCTTTTCACCGAGAACGAGACCAATGTGGAGCGGATTTACGGCATTCAGGCCGTCAGCGCCCATTATTCGAAAGATGCCTTTCATCGTTACATCATCGACCGGGAGCTCGGGGCGGTCGCCCCGTTCCGGGAAGGCACCAAGGCGGCGTTTCCCTACGTGCTGAACCTGGCGGCCGGTGCCGCCGTCCAGTTGAGGCTGCGTTTGTGCGCTGAAGGCAGCCCGGCCGAGTTATCGGCTCAAAGCGAACAGGTCTTCGCCGCGCGCATTGCTGAGGCCGATGCTTTCTACGCCGCGCGCATTTCTCCCAAGGCCGGCGGGGATGAGCGGCGGGTGGCGCGCCAGGCCTACGCCGGGCTGCTCTGGTCCAAACAGTTCTACCACTACGTTGTCGAGAGTTGGCTCGAAGGTGATCCGGCCCCGCCCAAACCGCCGGATTCGCGGCGCGGCGGGCGCAATCACGAATGGCGGCACCTCTTCGCCCGCGATGTGTTCTCAATGCCGGACAAATGGGAGTACCCGTGGTTTGCCGCCTGGGACCTGGCCTTTCACATGTTGCCGATGGCGCGGCTGGACCCGGCGTTCGCCAAAGAGCAGTTGCTGCTGCTGCTGCGCGAGTGGTACCTGCATCCCAATGGCCAGGTGCCGGCCTATGAGTTCAACTTCAACGATGTGAACCCCCCGGTGCACGCCTGGGCCGCCTGGCGGGTGTACAAAATCAGCGCGGAACGGGGCCAGCGCGATCTGGACTTCCTGGAACGGGTGTTTCAGAAGTTGCTGCTGAACTTCACTTGGTGGGTCAACCGCAAGGACGCCCAAGGCAGAAATCTGTTCACCGGGGGATTCCTTGGCCTCGACAATATCGGGGTGTTCGATCGGTCGGGGCCGGCCCCCTTGGGGGGCGAACTGGAGCAGGCCGACAGCACGGCCTGGATGGCTTTCTACTGCGGCGTAATGCTCTCGATGGCGCTTAAACTGGCCCAGACGCGGCCGCCGTACGAGGACATCGCCAGCAAGTTTTTCGAGCACTTTGTGGCCATCATTGACGCGGTCAACTCGGTGGGCGGAGGCGGGCTCTGGGACGAGGAGGACGGCTTTTACTACGACCGGTTACGCTGGGCTTCAGGGCAGCGGGCGCTCAAGACGCGATCGATCGTCGGCGTGATCCCGCTGTTTGCCGTTGAGATCCTGCGCGAAGCCGATATCCGCAAGCTGCCGGGTTTTTACAAACGGCTGCGCTGGTTTCTGGCCAATAAGCCGAAACTGGTCGCGCATCTCAGCATACGCCAATGTTCCGATTCGCATTACCGGCACGTCGCCTTGCTCTCCATTCCGCCGCTGGACCACCTCAAACGCGTCTTGCGGTACGTGCTCGATGAAAACGAATTTCTGTCCCCTTACGGCGTGCGCGCCGTGTCGCGCTACCACCGGGATCACCCGTTCGAGTTCCAGGCCGATGGCCAGACTTTGACGGTGCGTTATTTGCCCGGAGAGAGCGACAGCGGGCTGTTTGGCGGCAACAGCAACTGGCGCGGCCCGATCTGGATGCCGGTGAACTACCTGTTGATTGAGGCGCTGCAGCGTTACCACCTCTTTTATGGGGACACGCTGAAGGTGGAATGCCCGACCGGTTCGGGCCGCTGGATGAACCTGTTGGAGGTGTCGCGGGAACTGGCGCGCCGGCTGTCGTCGATTTTTCTGAAGGACTCCCAGGGGAGGCGGCCCGTGCATGGCCAGGCCGACTTCTACGCCCGGGACCCTGCCTGGCAGAATCTGATTCTCTTTTACGAGTACTTCCATGGGGATACCGGCCGAGGACTCGGTGCCAGTCATCAGACCGGCTGGACGGCGCTGGTCGCCCGGTTGCTCGAAGAACGCGCTTGA